The Gadus macrocephalus chromosome 20, ASM3116895v1 genome includes a region encoding these proteins:
- the mettl8 gene encoding mRNA N(3)-methylcytidine methyltransferase METTL8 → MHTYKSLYLCSVAKYVCKFCIRLQSTARGPSAPLGARLLTNPEDIFQHNMWDHVQWTEEEKERAREKAEDNSSVHIPLAEQGKFDTEACGYWDRFYETHRNKFFKDRRWLFQEFPELLPLRLRSPLADVSQAGNSSSGRTSETCQDHSSDPPPQHRDADSPVCPTSVDAQAAHGEETLVTSFPGQHADFRILEVGCGVGNSVFPIVKSIKETGAFVYCCDFSPHAIQLVKEHPDYDQSVCHAFVHDLCEEGASFPVPLQSLDVVMAVFVLSSIHPARLQAVVNRLTTYLKPGGVFLFRDYGRYDLSQLRFKKGQCLADHFYTRGDGTCVYFFTRDEVRSLFTNAGLEELQNLEDRRLQVNRGKKVVMHRVWMQSKYQKTH, encoded by the exons atgcatacatataagaGCTTATATCTTTGCTCTGTGGCTAAATATGTGTGCAAGTTCTGCATACGTTTGCAGAGCACAGCAAGAGGACCCTCGGCTCCACTGGGAGCCAGACTGCTGACCAACCCTGAGGACATATTCCAACACAACATGTG GGATCACGTCCAgtggacggaggaggagaaggaaagggCACGTGAGAAAGCAGAGGACAACTCCAGCGTACACATTCCTTTAGCAGAACAAG GTAAGTTCGACACGGAAGCTTGTGGATACTGGGACCGCTTTTATGAGACTCACCGCAACAAGTTCTTCAAAGATCGCCGGTGGTTGTTCCAAGAGTTTCCAGAACTGCTCCCTTTGAGGCTCAGAAGCCCTTTGGCAGACGTGAGCCAAGCTGGGAACTCGAGCTCTGGCAGAACCTCTGAGACCTGCCAGGATCACAGCTCAGATCCCCCACCACAGCACAGAGATGCAGACAGTCCTGTGTGCCCAACCTCTGTGGATGCTCAGGCTGCACACGGTGAAGAGACGTTAGTGACTTCCTTTCCTGGACAACATGCAGATTTCCGGATATTGGAG GTTGGATGTGGAGTCGGTAACAGTGTGTTTCCCATTGTAAAATCCATTAA GGAAACGGGTGCGTTCGTATACTGTTGTGACTTTTCTCCTCATGCTATTCAGCTGGTGAAG GAGCATCCAGACTATGATCAATCCGTGTGTCATGCCTTTGTCCATGACCTCTGTGAGGAGGGAGCGTCCTTCCCAGTTCCTCTGCAGAGTCTGGATGTAGTCATGGCGGTATTCGTGCTctcttccatccatccagccag ACTGCAGGCAGTAGTGAATCGACTGACCACCTACCTGAAACCTGGAGGTGTATTTCTATTCCGTGATTATGGCAGATATGATCTTTCTCAACTCAGGTTTAAAAAAG GACAATGTTTGGCAGATCATTTCTACACCCGTGGAGATGGCACTTGTGTTTACTTCTTTACAAGAG ATGAAGTTCGTAGTCTATTTACCAATGCCGGTTTGGAAGAGCTTCAGAATTTGGAGGATAGACGACTTCAAGTGAACAGGGGGAAGAAAGTAGTTATGCATCGGGTGTGGATGCAGAGCAAATACCAGAAAACACATTAA
- the dcaf17 gene encoding DDB1- and CUL4-associated factor 17 isoform X1 — MTCPRRKRHTNTTCMLARRSRGIPDYGNILRANMRMLRAIVLQEDRNFIKVWSKTSKSTIAYDSGKIYFENYQSCYSCIDTHPQLLYKLPQRSKSEKIEDALQCSSPLKPCLLTLTANNWLYRLSAETGETLQGVYLSPNPKFKYLQWDEYQDRFYVKSIQNKVAPFARQAGITQNTVMHLAIFNVFPLEIVGMLEINKTVFGDTVTDVVLTQGTLAVSHSTKTVKLYSFDRILSEFMTKRLALGQPSPFHEGRTVGDAPYGIPLNIVIKDCPPVLFEVSCSDHNVQIGGHPWHYIYTPPHKKHRGTYHICSLAEGILAKNGIQDMDCCSLETDLIYLHPDESGRIIHVGPNTVKMLRCVSGLKSDSPSEVVEDFSITTCRSNVAPRVTVTSSGRTVKRISQQLDDDPDQETFRTVEYEDEVDLLALVVTDGEEGEGRACVKLHDNSSGALLKTIPLEQAWDVTYRNEMCFDKETIVHIEERNNGFHCHVYKLQTEAK, encoded by the exons ATGACCTGTCCACGTAGAAAGAGACATACCAACACCACTTGCATGCTGGCAAGGAGGTCGAGAGGAATTCCTGATTATGGAAACATCCTGAGGGCAAATATGAGGATGTTAAGGGCCATCGTCCTGCAG GAAGACAGGAACTTCATTAAAGTCTGGAGCAAGACTTCAAAATCCACGATTGCCTATGACAGTGGAAAAATCTATTTTGAAAACTACCAGAGTTGCTACAGTTG CATTGATACACATCCTCAGCTCTTATACAAGTTGCCTCAACGGAGCAAATCTGAGAAAATAGAGGATGCCTTACAATGCTCAAGCCCACTT AAACCATGCCTACTGACCCTAACTGCCAATAACTGGCTCTACCGCTTATCAGCTGAAACTGGAGAGACACTCCAGGGAGTATACCTCTCTCCCAACCCCAAGTTCAA gTACCTTCAGTGGGATGAATATCAAGACAGATTTTATGTCAAGTCTATCCAAAACAAAGTGGCACCTTTTGCACGACAG GCAGGCATAACTCAGAATACTGTGATGCACCTGGCAATCTTTAATGTGTTCCCCTTGGAAATTGTAGGAATGTTGGAGATCAATAAAACG GTGTTTGGGGACACCGTTACTGATGTTGTGCTAACGCAAGGCACACTGGCCGTTTCTCACAGCACCAAAACAGTGAAGCTGTACAGCTTTGACCGGATCCTCAGTGAG TTCATGACCAAGAGGCTGGCACTGGGCCAGCCCAGCCCGTTCCACGAGGGCAGAACTGTGGGAGACGCTCCCTACGGAATCCCCCTGAACATCGTCATCAAGG ATTGTCCACCAGTGCTGTTCGAAGTGTCGTGCTCTGACCATAACGTGCAGATTGGAGGCCATCCCTGGCACTACATATACACACCGCCCCACAAGAAGCACAGGGGAACCTATCACATCTGCTCCCTGGCAGAAGGCATTCTG GCAAAGAACGGTATTCAAGACATGGACTGCTGCTCTCTGGAGACTGATTTAATATATCTACACCCTGATGAGTCCGGGCGGATCATTCACGTTGGACCCAACACCGTAAA AATGCTGAGGTGTGTGAGTGGCCTGAAGAGTGACTCACCgtcagaggtggtggaggattTCTCCATCACGACCTGTCGCAGCAAT GTGGCTCCCCGGGTCACCGTCACCTCCTCAGGTCGAACGGTCAAGCGGATCAGTCAGCAGCTCGACGACGACCCAGATCAGGAG ACCTTCCGCACGGTGGAGTATGAAGACGAGGTGGATCTTCTGGCTCTGGTGGTCACCGACGGAGAAGAGGGCGAAGGAAGGGCATGCGTGAAGCTGCACGACAACAGCAGTGGAGCGCTGCTGAAAACCATTCCCCTGGAACAGGCCTGGGATGTG aCATACCGGAATGAGATGTGTTTTGACAAGGAGACGATTGTCCATATTGAAGAAAGGAACAACGGCTTTCACTGCCATGTCTACAAACTCCAAACCGAAGCAAAATAA
- the dcaf17 gene encoding DDB1- and CUL4-associated factor 17 isoform X2: protein MTCPRRKRHTNTTCMLARRSRGIPDYGNILRANMRMLRAIVLQEDRNFIKVWSKTSKSTIAYDSGKIYFENYQSCYSCIDTHPQLLYKLPQRSKSEKIEDALQCSSPLEKSLSTPSDQKPCLLTLTANNWLYRLSAETGETLQGVYLSPNPKFKYLQWDEYQDRFYVKSIQNKVAPFARQAGITQNTVMHLAIFNVFPLEIVGMLEINKTVFGDTVTDVVLTQGTLAVSHSTKTVKLYSFDRILSEFMTKRLALGQPSPFHEGRTVGDAPYGIPLNIVIKDCPPVLFEVSCSDHNVQIGGHPWHYIYTPPHKKHRGTYHICSLAEGILAKNGIQDMDCCSLETDLIYLHPDESGRIIHVGPNTVKMLRCVSGLKSDSPSEVVEDFSITTCRSNVAPRVTVTSSGRTVKRISQQLDDDPDQETFRTVEYEDEVDLLALVVTDGEEGEGRACVKLHDNSSGALLKTIPLEQAWDVTYRNEMCFDKETIVHIEERNNGFHCHVYKLQTEAK from the exons ATGACCTGTCCACGTAGAAAGAGACATACCAACACCACTTGCATGCTGGCAAGGAGGTCGAGAGGAATTCCTGATTATGGAAACATCCTGAGGGCAAATATGAGGATGTTAAGGGCCATCGTCCTGCAG GAAGACAGGAACTTCATTAAAGTCTGGAGCAAGACTTCAAAATCCACGATTGCCTATGACAGTGGAAAAATCTATTTTGAAAACTACCAGAGTTGCTACAGTTG CATTGATACACATCCTCAGCTCTTATACAAGTTGCCTCAACGGAGCAAATCTGAGAAAATAGAGGATGCCTTACAATGCTCAAGCCCACTT GAGAAATCATTGTCCACTCCTTCTGACCAGAAACCATGCCTACTGACCCTAACTGCCAATAACTGGCTCTACCGCTTATCAGCTGAAACTGGAGAGACACTCCAGGGAGTATACCTCTCTCCCAACCCCAAGTTCAA gTACCTTCAGTGGGATGAATATCAAGACAGATTTTATGTCAAGTCTATCCAAAACAAAGTGGCACCTTTTGCACGACAG GCAGGCATAACTCAGAATACTGTGATGCACCTGGCAATCTTTAATGTGTTCCCCTTGGAAATTGTAGGAATGTTGGAGATCAATAAAACG GTGTTTGGGGACACCGTTACTGATGTTGTGCTAACGCAAGGCACACTGGCCGTTTCTCACAGCACCAAAACAGTGAAGCTGTACAGCTTTGACCGGATCCTCAGTGAG TTCATGACCAAGAGGCTGGCACTGGGCCAGCCCAGCCCGTTCCACGAGGGCAGAACTGTGGGAGACGCTCCCTACGGAATCCCCCTGAACATCGTCATCAAGG ATTGTCCACCAGTGCTGTTCGAAGTGTCGTGCTCTGACCATAACGTGCAGATTGGAGGCCATCCCTGGCACTACATATACACACCGCCCCACAAGAAGCACAGGGGAACCTATCACATCTGCTCCCTGGCAGAAGGCATTCTG GCAAAGAACGGTATTCAAGACATGGACTGCTGCTCTCTGGAGACTGATTTAATATATCTACACCCTGATGAGTCCGGGCGGATCATTCACGTTGGACCCAACACCGTAAA AATGCTGAGGTGTGTGAGTGGCCTGAAGAGTGACTCACCgtcagaggtggtggaggattTCTCCATCACGACCTGTCGCAGCAAT GTGGCTCCCCGGGTCACCGTCACCTCCTCAGGTCGAACGGTCAAGCGGATCAGTCAGCAGCTCGACGACGACCCAGATCAGGAG ACCTTCCGCACGGTGGAGTATGAAGACGAGGTGGATCTTCTGGCTCTGGTGGTCACCGACGGAGAAGAGGGCGAAGGAAGGGCATGCGTGAAGCTGCACGACAACAGCAGTGGAGCGCTGCTGAAAACCATTCCCCTGGAACAGGCCTGGGATGTG aCATACCGGAATGAGATGTGTTTTGACAAGGAGACGATTGTCCATATTGAAGAAAGGAACAACGGCTTTCACTGCCATGTCTACAAACTCCAAACCGAAGCAAAATAA
- the LOC132448943 gene encoding electrogenic aspartate/glutamate antiporter SLC25A12, mitochondrial-like, with protein sequence MAVKYASVVEDGDHYMTPRDFVQNYLSLHTRPQYNPRTVSLLAGVADTTKDGLISFQEFQAFESVLCSPDALYLVAFQLFDKTGTGSISFGRRECARHLQPDHGAHHIPFNWDCEFIRLHFGHERKRLLSYPEFTQFLQELQLEHARQAFAQKDKKKSGSITALDFSDIMATIRHHMLTSFVEENLVSAAGGSTSHMVSFSYFNGFNALLNNMELVRKVYSTAQALSWTSPSPKRSSLTQLTGSDRSPPWR encoded by the exons ATGGCCGTCAAG TATGCCAGCGTGGTGGAGGATGGGGACCATTACATGACCCCCAGGGACTTTGTGCAGAACTACCTGTCGTTGCACACACGGCCCCAGTACAATCCCAGGACGGTGAGCCTCCTGGCGGGCGTGGCCGACACCACCAAAGACGG ACTGATCTCTTTCCAGGAGTTTCAGGCCTTTGAGTCGGTTCTGTGTTCCCCGGATGCCCTTTACCTCGTGGCCTTCCAGCTGTTTGACAAGACAGGCACTGGGAGCATCTCCTTCGGTAGGCG AGAATGTGCGCGACATCTTCAGCCAGACCACGGTGCACACCACATCCCGTTCAACTGGGACTGTGAGTTCATCCGGCTGCACTTTGGCCACGAGAGGAAAAGGCTCCTCAGCTATCCCGAGTTCACACAGTTCCTGCAG GAGCTGCAGTTGGAGCATGCCCGCCAGGCCTTTGCTCAGAAGGACAAGAAGAAGAGCGGCTCCATCACAGCGCTGGACTTCAGCGACATCATGGCCACCATCAGGCACCACATGCTCACCTCCTTCGTGGAGGAGAACCTCGTGTCC GCGGCCGGAGGAAGCACCTCCCACATGGTCAGCTTCTCCTACTTCAACGGCTTCAACGCCCTCCTCAACAACATGGAGCTGGTCCGCAAGGTCTACAGCACCGCGCAGGCACTCAGCTGGACAAGCCCGTCACCAAAG AGGAGTTCGCTAACGCAGCTAACCGGTTCGGACAGATCACCCCCATGGAGATAG
- the LOC132449085 gene encoding plasma membrane ascorbate-dependent reductase CYBRD1: MAIEDYKQFVFAFLAAVSFGLISIIFVLTWVLHYREGLAWDGGAAEFNWHPVLIVVGFVFLQGIAIIVYRLPWTWKCSKLIMKFAHAGLHLLAFILAVIAFVAVFDFHNAAKIPNMYSLHSWLGLSALLLYSLQLVLGIGLYLIPVAPVQWRAAFMPLHVYSGLFIFTAVIATALMGLTEKLIFALNNPKYKDSPPEGTFVNVLGLLLVAFGALILWIATRPRWKRPSEQALLSLLSSSSEDPAQGLAGPAPPRPADGLAGEGAEDLRRRSTKQSDMDD, translated from the exons ATGGCGATTGAAGATTACAAACAATTCGTATTCGCTTTCTTAGCCGCCGTTTCTTTCGGTTTGATCTCTATCATATTTGTGTTGACCTGGGTACTCCACTACAGAGAAGGGTTGGCGTGGGATGGAGGAGCGGCTGAGTTCAACTGGCACCCGGTTCTGATCGTCGTGGGATTCGTGTTCCTGCAGGGAATAG CTATTATTGTTTACCGACTGCCATGGACTTGGAAATGCAGCAAACTGATCATGAAGTTTGCTCATGCAGGCCTTCATCTGCTGGCTTTCATACTGGCCGTTATCGCGTTTGTAGCAGTATTTGACTTTCATAATGCCGCCAAGATTCCAAACATGTACAGTCTACACAGCTGGTTGGGACTATCTGCTCTACTACTGTACTCCTTGCAG CTCGTTCTTGGAATAGGTCTATACCTCATCCCTGTTGCACCTGTGCAATGGAGAGCAGCGTTCATGCCCCTTCACGTCTACAGCGGGCTGTTCATCTTCACGGCCGTCATCGCCACAGCCCTCATGGGCCTCACGGAGAAACTCATCTTCGCCCT GAACAACCCAAAGTATAAGGACTCCCCCCCCGAGGGCACGTTCGTGAACGTCCTGGGCCTCCTGCTCGTGGCGTTCGGAGCGCTCATCCTGTGGATCGCCACGCGACCGCGCTGGAAGCGGCCCAGCGAGCAGGCCCTGCTCTccctgctgtcctcctcctccgaggacCCCGCCCAGGGCCTGGCGGGCCCCGCGCCGCCCCGGCCCGCGGACGGGCTCGCCGGCGAGGGGGCCGAAGACCTGCGGAGGAGGAGTACCAAGCAAAGTGATATGGATGATTGA
- the LOC132449090 gene encoding dynein, cytoplasmic 1, intermediate chain 2a, whose product MSDKSELKAELERKKRKLAQIREEKRIKEEERKKEADLKKDAAPQTDDTELDKKRREADAILQSMGITSDVTAGRFPVEARSVTHCNKSHVEYQ is encoded by the exons ATGTCAGACAAAAGTGAGCTGAAAGCAGAGCTGGAAAGGAAGAAACGAAAGTTGGCTCAGATCcgggaggagaagagaatcAAGGAGGAGGAGCGCAAGAAAGAG GCGGACCTGAAGAAGGATGCCGCTCCGCAGACCGATGACACCGAGCTGGACAAGAAGAGGCGGGAGGCGGACGCCATCCTGCAAAGCATGGGCATCACCTCAGACGTGACCGCTGGTAGGTTCCCCGTTGAGGCTCGGTCTGTCACTCACTGCAATAAATCACACGTGGAATATCAATAA